A section of the Desulfotignum phosphitoxidans DSM 13687 genome encodes:
- a CDS encoding DegQ family serine endoprotease, which translates to MKHLNKTHLILTLLVSVFLLTSLPVWAAQNQKMIPAGFSDLAKTAKAGVVNIQTVKTVQGGGRVFEHFFGHPFGNREGLEEFFGPFFNPQPQNRKEQSLGSGFIISKDGYIVTNHHVIKGADEIKVILHDKTELDAKIVGTDPMTDLALIKVDAENLQPLKFGKSSEAPIGSWVVAIGSPFGLEQTVTAGIISAKGRIIGSGPYDDFIQTDASINPGNSGGPLLNLDGEVIGINTAIVRSGQGIGFAIPSDLATGIIDQLIDTQQVSRGWMGVAIQNITPELAEYYGIDSTSGVYVAKVYEDNPAHEAGIKSGDVILEVNGEKIETSRDLTLTIANLKVDETVDVKIIREGKEKTVKVKLGKRPDQDPEVMASLGEFDSFGFKFKELDAATAQRLGYPEEVKGLIVTEIKPDSPAESSGVRTGDLLLELNRQRITDLTSYHEVLSRIEQGRTAQLLFRRGNSHVYVVRFEK; encoded by the coding sequence ATGAAACATTTGAACAAAACGCATCTGATTCTCACGTTGCTGGTGAGTGTTTTTTTGCTGACATCCCTGCCGGTCTGGGCCGCTCAGAATCAAAAAATGATCCCGGCCGGGTTTTCCGATCTGGCCAAAACAGCCAAGGCCGGGGTGGTCAATATCCAGACCGTGAAAACCGTTCAGGGCGGGGGCCGGGTGTTTGAACATTTTTTCGGTCATCCCTTTGGAAACCGGGAAGGGCTTGAAGAATTTTTCGGCCCGTTTTTCAATCCCCAGCCCCAGAACCGCAAGGAACAGAGTCTGGGGTCCGGATTCATCATTTCCAAAGACGGTTATATTGTCACCAATCATCATGTGATCAAAGGCGCGGATGAGATTAAGGTGATTCTTCACGACAAAACAGAACTGGACGCAAAGATCGTGGGTACCGATCCCATGACGGACCTGGCGCTCATCAAGGTGGATGCCGAAAATTTACAGCCCTTGAAATTCGGCAAATCCAGCGAAGCGCCCATCGGTTCCTGGGTAGTTGCCATCGGCAGTCCCTTCGGGCTGGAACAGACCGTGACAGCGGGCATTATTTCCGCCAAAGGCCGGATCATCGGTTCCGGACCCTATGATGACTTTATCCAGACCGATGCCTCCATCAACCCGGGCAACAGCGGCGGACCGTTGCTGAACCTGGACGGTGAGGTCATCGGAATCAACACCGCCATTGTGAGATCCGGCCAGGGCATCGGGTTTGCCATCCCGTCCGATCTGGCCACCGGTATTATCGATCAGCTCATCGACACCCAGCAGGTTTCCCGGGGTTGGATGGGCGTGGCCATCCAGAACATCACACCGGAACTGGCGGAATATTACGGCATCGATTCCACCAGCGGTGTGTATGTGGCCAAAGTGTATGAAGACAATCCCGCCCATGAAGCCGGAATCAAATCCGGGGATGTGATTCTTGAGGTGAATGGAGAAAAAATCGAAACCTCCCGGGATCTGACCCTGACCATCGCCAATCTCAAGGTGGATGAGACCGTGGATGTGAAAATCATCCGGGAAGGCAAGGAAAAAACCGTGAAGGTCAAACTGGGAAAACGCCCGGATCAGGATCCGGAAGTGATGGCATCACTGGGTGAATTCGACAGTTTCGGGTTCAAGTTCAAGGAGCTGGATGCCGCCACTGCCCAGCGCCTGGGATATCCTGAAGAAGTCAAAGGACTGATTGTCACTGAAATCAAACCGGATTCTCCGGCCGAAAGTTCCGGGGTCCGGACCGGAGACCTGCTCCTGGAGCTCAACCGCCAGCGGATTACTGATCTGACATCCTATCATGAGGTGTTATCCCGCATTGAACAAGGCCGGACCGCCCAGCTGCTGTTCAGAAGAGGCAACAGCCATGTGTATGTGGTGCGGTTTGAAAAATAA
- a CDS encoding DUF3683 domain-containing protein → MRDPERKIPYNYTSAGDDPIIRHLFGSDVLQIIKTLETKKNTGRSARLLYRFMGDLFIIGRNPFLFQELVAHPVQRKQLFSEFEKDLDIIENAAKHPEVFQVLDACRQTLKKLVNQITTQAGFHRKIMRAFRPIVGKDNIYFDPFTLTAHATDATDWRRFLPKAVLRPDKESQVPELVTKIRELGLCIIPRGGGTGLTGGATPLTSDCVMINTEKLNRIGAIAPLAEVGDGTCFSIEVQAGVLTQDAKDAARDQGLIFATDPTSAWACTIGGNLAENAGGKTAVLFGTALDNVLSYRIVMPDGNVYTVSRKGHPGRKILYTDPVVFDVFDDTGEKVRTIELTGADIRKKGLGKDVTNKYLNGLPGIQKEGCDGIITWAQFILYPEFSFKKTCCIEFFGNDMTEAGQVITAISSTFAHKDPAVMALEHFDEAYIKAIDYKTKTALGNRLKAVLLVDLVSNDTDRLDQGVTTLASILAPFEKTGLTIAQTDEEATRFWEDRKRLGAIAAHTNAFKLNEDIVLPLTSLAQFVKFVDQTNLEEKAFNQARIIDNMVAYLDRAVPLSDPQWLKKKVGQAKDLAWSTKKKLPIASRDALEAGIHAKNFYTHVCESLRGYTHILEKLETIYDTTRARLIVVATHMHAGDGNVHVNIPVLSNDREMMERAALTADRIMEKAVALNGVVSGEHGIGITKFKYLSPGAVQALDQYRNQVDPDRIMNPGKLSEPDILNKVFTPSFNLLKLEARILKHGSLYDLAMNIANCVRCGKCKPMCPVFYPEKNMFFHPRNRNLALGSLIEALLYITQRTRSTGFQVLKNLEEIADHCTICHRCLTKCPVNIDSGDITIESREILKTMQFKHTPLATRTTLRYLADKRPLPNQLTRPWLLGAGTFFQRTGATLLSPVAGVKPFSGIRSMQVLRSKMPWPDASTLRSKVPMTLKNQALVLEPLEPAISTVFYFPGCGSERIYSRISRAALFILLSQHHRVILPPPFLCCGYPFLVNAQTKQFEELALKNTIVLTQIREMFNDLTFDAVVVSCGTCMESLGHLGVAQIFEAPVTDVSEYVLDRWTLPEPPATPCFYHAPCHDSLKDKGTALLKTHGFTVTSVSHCCSQAGTMALSRPDISHNMLVRKQDALTLAGNVTQKPRARILTNCPSCVQGLGRLTEVTPVHLAEALAEAMGGSLWKNKRLDELTASREIVTF, encoded by the coding sequence ATGCGTGATCCAGAAAGAAAGATTCCCTATAACTACACATCGGCCGGGGATGACCCGATTATCCGGCATCTTTTCGGATCCGATGTACTGCAGATCATAAAGACCCTGGAAACCAAGAAAAACACCGGCCGCTCCGCCCGGCTGCTGTATCGGTTCATGGGGGATCTGTTCATCATCGGGCGGAATCCGTTCCTTTTTCAGGAGCTGGTGGCGCATCCGGTCCAGCGAAAGCAGCTGTTTTCCGAATTTGAAAAAGATCTGGACATCATTGAAAACGCTGCCAAACATCCCGAAGTGTTCCAGGTGCTGGATGCATGCAGGCAGACCCTGAAAAAACTGGTCAACCAAATCACCACCCAGGCAGGGTTTCACCGCAAAATTATGCGGGCGTTCCGCCCGATTGTCGGAAAGGACAACATTTATTTTGATCCGTTCACCCTGACGGCCCATGCCACCGACGCAACCGACTGGCGGCGGTTTCTGCCCAAAGCTGTGCTGCGGCCGGACAAGGAATCCCAGGTGCCGGAACTGGTGACAAAAATCCGTGAACTGGGATTGTGCATCATTCCCCGGGGTGGGGGCACCGGCCTGACCGGCGGGGCCACACCGCTCACGTCAGACTGTGTGATGATCAACACGGAAAAACTCAACCGCATCGGTGCCATTGCCCCTCTGGCTGAAGTCGGTGACGGCACCTGTTTTTCCATTGAGGTGCAGGCCGGGGTGCTGACCCAGGATGCCAAAGATGCGGCCCGGGATCAGGGACTGATATTTGCCACCGACCCCACATCCGCCTGGGCCTGTACCATTGGCGGCAACCTGGCGGAGAATGCCGGGGGAAAAACAGCGGTTTTGTTCGGCACGGCCTTAGACAATGTGTTGTCCTACCGCATTGTCATGCCGGACGGCAATGTGTACACCGTTTCCCGGAAAGGCCATCCGGGCCGGAAAATTCTGTATACTGATCCGGTGGTTTTTGATGTCTTTGATGACACCGGCGAAAAAGTCCGGACCATTGAACTGACCGGAGCGGATATCCGCAAAAAAGGCCTGGGAAAGGATGTCACCAATAAATATCTCAACGGACTTCCCGGTATTCAGAAAGAGGGATGTGACGGGATCATCACCTGGGCACAGTTCATCCTGTATCCGGAGTTTTCTTTTAAAAAAACCTGCTGCATCGAGTTTTTCGGCAATGACATGACCGAAGCCGGTCAGGTAATCACAGCCATCTCATCGACGTTTGCCCACAAGGATCCGGCGGTCATGGCCCTGGAACATTTTGACGAAGCCTATATCAAGGCCATTGACTATAAAACCAAAACTGCTCTGGGCAACCGGCTCAAAGCAGTGCTGCTGGTGGACCTGGTGTCCAATGATACCGACCGTCTCGACCAGGGGGTGACGACCCTGGCTTCCATTCTGGCGCCCTTTGAAAAAACCGGCCTGACCATTGCCCAAACCGATGAAGAAGCCACGCGCTTCTGGGAGGACCGCAAACGCTTAGGGGCCATTGCCGCCCATACCAACGCATTCAAGCTCAATGAGGACATTGTGCTGCCGTTGACGTCTTTGGCGCAGTTTGTCAAATTCGTGGACCAGACCAATCTGGAAGAAAAGGCGTTCAACCAGGCCCGGATCATTGACAATATGGTGGCCTACCTGGACCGGGCTGTGCCCCTGTCCGATCCCCAGTGGCTGAAAAAAAAAGTGGGACAGGCCAAGGATCTGGCCTGGTCCACCAAAAAAAAGCTGCCCATTGCCTCCAGAGATGCCCTGGAAGCAGGAATCCATGCCAAAAATTTCTATACCCATGTCTGTGAGAGTCTGCGGGGGTATACCCATATTCTGGAAAAACTGGAAACCATCTATGACACCACCCGGGCCCGTCTGATTGTGGTGGCTACTCACATGCATGCCGGAGACGGCAACGTGCATGTGAACATTCCGGTACTGTCCAATGACCGGGAAATGATGGAACGGGCCGCTCTGACCGCTGACCGGATCATGGAAAAGGCCGTGGCCCTGAACGGGGTGGTATCCGGAGAACACGGCATCGGCATCACCAAATTCAAATATCTGTCACCCGGAGCGGTTCAGGCACTGGATCAATACCGCAACCAGGTGGATCCGGACCGGATCATGAATCCGGGCAAACTGAGTGAACCTGATATTTTAAACAAGGTGTTCACGCCTTCTTTCAATCTGTTGAAGCTGGAAGCACGGATTTTAAAGCATGGCTCTTTGTATGATCTGGCCATGAACATTGCCAATTGTGTGCGGTGCGGCAAATGCAAGCCCATGTGTCCGGTGTTTTACCCGGAAAAAAACATGTTTTTCCATCCCCGGAACCGGAACCTGGCTCTGGGATCCCTGATTGAAGCGTTGCTCTACATCACCCAGCGGACCCGGTCCACTGGATTCCAGGTTCTGAAAAATTTAGAGGAGATTGCAGATCATTGTACCATCTGTCACCGGTGCCTGACCAAATGCCCGGTCAATATCGATTCCGGGGATATCACCATCGAGTCCAGGGAAATCCTTAAAACCATGCAGTTCAAGCACACCCCCCTGGCCACCCGGACCACGTTGAGATATCTGGCAGACAAGCGGCCGTTGCCGAACCAGCTGACCCGGCCGTGGCTGCTGGGCGCAGGGACTTTTTTCCAGCGCACCGGTGCCACGTTGCTGTCCCCGGTTGCCGGTGTCAAGCCGTTTTCCGGGATCCGGTCCATGCAGGTGCTGCGGTCTAAAATGCCCTGGCCGGATGCATCCACCCTCCGGTCCAAAGTTCCCATGACCCTGAAAAATCAGGCATTGGTCTTGGAACCTTTGGAACCGGCCATCTCCACGGTATTTTATTTTCCCGGATGCGGCAGTGAACGCATTTATTCACGGATTTCCAGAGCGGCCCTGTTTATTTTGCTGTCCCAACATCACCGGGTCATTCTGCCGCCGCCGTTTCTGTGCTGCGGGTATCCTTTTCTGGTCAATGCCCAGACCAAGCAATTCGAAGAACTGGCGTTGAAAAACACCATTGTTCTGACCCAGATCCGGGAGATGTTCAATGACCTGACCTTTGATGCCGTGGTGGTGTCCTGCGGCACCTGCATGGAATCCCTGGGCCATCTGGGTGTGGCCCAGATTTTCGAAGCCCCGGTAACCGATGTCAGTGAATATGTACTGGACCGCTGGACCCTGCCGGAACCGCCGGCAACCCCTTGTTTTTACCATGCGCCCTGCCATGATTCATTAAAAGACAAAGGAACCGCATTGCTGAAAACCCATGGGTTCACCGTGACTTCCGTGTCGCACTGCTGCTCCCAGGCCGGAACCATGGCCCTGTCCCGGCCGGATATCAGCCACAACATGCTGGTGCGCAAGCAGGACGCATTGACCCTGGCAGGCAATGTCACACAAAAACCCCGGGCACGGATTCTGACCAACTGCCCGTCCTGTGTGCAGGGTCTGGGACGGCTGACCGAGGTGACACCGGTTCATCTGGCCGAAGCTTTGGCCGAAGCCATGGGCGGGAGTCTTTGGAAAAACAAACGATTGGACGAATTGACTGCTTCCCGGGAAATTGTGACGTTCTGA
- a CDS encoding response regulator transcription factor, producing MRILLVEDDEKITRFVEKGLDSAGFAVDTAATGPLGFEKAFDTSYDALVIDIMLPEMDGFSLIRRIRKHKNNTPIIVLSARGRVDDRVKGLEAGADDYLTKPFAFSELLARIQALIRRASNVTDPVVLTCRDLKMDILKRRVFRENNPIDLQPLEFSLLEYLLRNKNRVVSKTMIMEHVWQYNFDPMTNVVEARICRLRDKVDKDYPNRLIHTVRGAGYVIRDPDA from the coding sequence ATGAGAATCCTGCTGGTGGAAGATGATGAAAAAATTACCCGGTTTGTGGAAAAAGGGCTTGATTCCGCCGGATTTGCAGTGGATACCGCCGCCACCGGACCTTTGGGGTTTGAAAAAGCGTTTGATACGTCTTATGATGCATTGGTCATCGATATCATGCTCCCGGAAATGGACGGGTTTTCTCTGATTCGCCGCATTCGAAAACACAAAAACAATACGCCCATTATTGTGCTGAGCGCCCGGGGCCGGGTGGATGATCGTGTCAAAGGGCTGGAGGCCGGGGCAGATGATTATCTCACCAAGCCCTTTGCATTTTCCGAACTGCTGGCCAGAATCCAGGCCCTGATCCGCCGGGCCAGCAATGTCACAGATCCGGTGGTGCTCACATGCAGGGATCTGAAAATGGATATCCTGAAACGGCGGGTGTTCCGGGAAAATAATCCCATCGATCTCCAGCCCCTGGAATTTTCTTTGCTGGAATACCTGCTGCGCAATAAAAACCGGGTGGTGTCCAAAACCATGATCATGGAGCATGTGTGGCAATATAATTTCGATCCTATGACCAATGTGGTGGAAGCCCGGATCTGCCGGTTAAGAGACAAAGTGGACAAAGATTACCCGAACCGCCTGATACATACCGTGCGCGGGGCCGGATATGTGATAAGGGATCCGGATGCCTGA
- a CDS encoding sensor histidine kinase yields the protein MPDLFRTIRFRLTLWFTGIFSISAAVAFVLFYYLAVQTLQDQIDEELMDKAAQFSSVIRQSGMRGAGNLAVIESKAAGEKMIFFRLLYPTGEVFASSHMSYWKDIQVDHDLLHQLIEKKSPVFDTRMMDNVHKARILYTFVAHNAILQTGVTMESQSRFLGAFKRVFMVAMGFIVGFSALSGWFLVQKALSRVDTITRTAKSITGSSLQKRVPVTGSKDELDDLASTFNQMLDRIQSLVSGIREMGDNMAHDLKSPVTRIRGTAELTLLQGETLEEFHSMAAGTIEESDRLLDMINTMLVISRTRAGEGDFHFESMDLTQMIQEACDLFAPVAEDKDIAFSCYAPGRFEVTADVNMLQRAFSNLLDNAIKYTNPGGQITVQMIKKTDALVAIQITDTGPGIALQFHERIFDRFFRVESSRTSPGSGLGLSFARAIVREHKGDIHVKSSPGEGACFTLTLPYCNFQVI from the coding sequence ATGCCTGATCTGTTCAGGACCATCCGGTTCAGGTTGACGCTCTGGTTCACGGGTATTTTTTCCATCTCCGCTGCCGTGGCGTTTGTTCTGTTTTATTATCTGGCCGTCCAGACCCTCCAGGATCAGATCGATGAAGAGCTGATGGACAAAGCCGCTCAGTTTTCGTCTGTCATCCGTCAGAGCGGGATGAGAGGGGCCGGCAACCTGGCGGTGATCGAATCCAAGGCCGCCGGCGAAAAAATGATTTTTTTCAGACTCCTGTATCCCACAGGCGAGGTGTTTGCGTCCTCCCACATGTCTTACTGGAAAGATATCCAGGTGGACCATGATCTGCTGCACCAGCTGATAGAGAAAAAATCCCCGGTGTTTGATACCCGCATGATGGACAACGTTCACAAGGCCCGAATTTTATACACATTTGTGGCACACAATGCGATTTTGCAGACCGGGGTCACCATGGAATCCCAGTCCCGGTTTCTCGGTGCGTTCAAGCGCGTGTTCATGGTGGCCATGGGTTTTATTGTGGGGTTTTCCGCTTTGTCCGGGTGGTTTCTGGTGCAAAAAGCCCTGTCCCGGGTGGACACCATCACCCGCACCGCCAAAAGCATCACCGGTTCCAGTCTCCAGAAACGGGTACCGGTCACGGGCAGCAAAGATGAGCTGGATGATCTGGCCAGCACCTTCAACCAGATGCTGGACCGGATCCAATCCCTGGTCAGCGGGATCCGGGAAATGGGAGACAACATGGCCCATGATCTGAAAAGTCCGGTCACCCGGATCCGGGGAACCGCTGAATTGACGCTGTTACAAGGAGAAACTTTGGAAGAATTTCATTCCATGGCTGCCGGCACCATTGAAGAATCAGACCGGCTTTTGGACATGATCAACACCATGCTGGTGATTTCCAGGACCCGGGCAGGGGAGGGGGATTTTCATTTTGAATCCATGGACCTGACTCAAATGATTCAGGAAGCCTGTGATCTGTTTGCCCCGGTGGCCGAAGACAAAGACATCGCCTTTTCCTGTTATGCGCCGGGCCGGTTTGAGGTAACGGCGGATGTGAACATGCTTCAGCGGGCATTTTCCAATCTGCTGGACAATGCCATCAAATATACGAATCCCGGGGGGCAGATCACGGTGCAGATGATCAAAAAAACTGATGCCTTGGTGGCAATTCAAATCACAGATACCGGTCCGGGAATTGCCTTGCAGTTTCACGAGCGGATTTTTGACCGGTTTTTCCGGGTAGAATCCTCCCGGACCAGTCCGGGCAGCGGCTTGGGGTTGTCTTTTGCCAGAGCCATTGTCAGAGAGCATAAAGGGGATATTCATGTCAAAAGCAGCCCCGGGGAGGGCGCCTGCTTTACGCTCACATTGCCATATTGTAATTTTCAGGTCATTTAA
- a CDS encoding ABC-F family ATP-binding cassette domain-containing protein: MSVFFALSDISKSYGDDTLFSDLNIDFKAGEQLGLIGNNGSGKSTLLKLIAGEALPDTGVISVQKNCRIVYLSQEDRLNPEHTVETVLFDCLAQLPMDDKEKHRRVNQALGKGGFVDTTVQVKNLSGGWKKRLAITRSLCMDPNLLLLDEPTNHLDIHGILWLEQILKSALFSFIVVSHDRAFLENTCAGTLEIAKYYPKGYFKFQGGYRMFEQERNKFLAAQEKQQASMASKMRREDEWLRQGAKARSTKAKFRIDQAENLRQALEALRERNRHTARVDMDFTGTGRQTRKLIQVHNLTKGYGQQPLFSGITFEMGPGFCLGVVGVNGSGKSTFLSLLEKKLSPDQGTVKWADGLKIAVFDQNRTRLDPDSLLREALNPAGGDSVHYQEKSVHVVTWAKRFLFMPDQLDMPVGRLSGGEKARIVLANLMLQPADVLLLDEPTNDLDILSLEVLEQRIKEFPGAVVIVSHDRYLMDRVCHRMLFLDPDSPPDFYKNFSQIFSAVTRKSPGTEKTAPASGPEAKSGPASASKPVSETRTGPGSGLVFSFKDKYELEHMEDTILEAEARVTDLSARVQDPEVMADPVQMANICRDLEKAEARVQALYTRWDELEQKKADAGK; the protein is encoded by the coding sequence ATGTCCGTTTTTTTTGCCTTGTCCGACATATCCAAATCCTATGGGGATGATACCCTTTTTTCAGACCTGAATATTGATTTCAAAGCCGGGGAACAACTGGGACTGATCGGCAACAACGGCAGCGGCAAATCCACATTGCTCAAACTCATTGCCGGTGAAGCATTACCAGATACCGGAGTGATCAGCGTTCAAAAAAACTGCCGCATCGTGTACCTTTCCCAGGAAGACCGCCTGAATCCGGAACATACCGTGGAAACCGTGCTGTTTGACTGCCTGGCTCAGTTACCCATGGATGACAAAGAAAAACACCGCCGGGTAAATCAGGCCCTGGGAAAAGGAGGATTTGTAGATACAACTGTCCAGGTTAAAAACCTGTCCGGGGGATGGAAAAAACGGCTGGCCATCACCCGTTCCCTGTGCATGGATCCGAATCTTCTGTTATTGGACGAACCCACCAACCATCTGGATATTCATGGCATTTTGTGGCTGGAACAGATTCTGAAATCTGCGTTGTTTTCCTTTATCGTGGTGAGTCATGACCGGGCATTCCTGGAAAACACCTGTGCCGGGACCCTGGAAATTGCAAAATATTATCCCAAAGGATATTTCAAGTTCCAGGGCGGTTACCGGATGTTTGAACAGGAACGAAACAAATTTCTGGCGGCCCAGGAAAAACAGCAGGCATCCATGGCCAGCAAAATGCGGCGGGAAGATGAATGGCTCCGCCAGGGGGCCAAGGCCCGGTCCACCAAAGCCAAGTTCCGCATTGATCAGGCAGAAAATTTACGTCAGGCCCTGGAAGCACTCAGGGAAAGAAACCGCCACACGGCCCGGGTGGACATGGATTTCACCGGCACCGGCCGCCAGACCCGGAAATTGATCCAGGTGCACAACCTGACCAAAGGGTATGGACAACAACCGCTGTTTTCCGGCATCACGTTTGAGATGGGGCCTGGATTCTGTCTGGGTGTGGTGGGGGTCAACGGATCCGGCAAATCCACGTTTCTGTCTTTGCTGGAAAAAAAACTGTCCCCGGACCAGGGCACGGTCAAATGGGCGGACGGACTGAAAATTGCGGTGTTTGATCAAAACAGAACCCGGCTGGATCCCGACAGCCTGCTGCGGGAGGCATTGAATCCGGCCGGCGGAGATTCCGTCCATTACCAGGAAAAAAGCGTGCATGTGGTCACCTGGGCCAAGCGGTTTCTGTTTATGCCGGATCAGCTGGACATGCCGGTGGGCCGGTTGTCTGGCGGTGAAAAAGCCCGGATCGTTCTGGCAAACCTGATGCTGCAGCCGGCGGACGTGCTGCTGTTGGACGAGCCCACCAATGATCTGGACATCCTGTCTTTGGAAGTTTTGGAGCAGCGGATCAAAGAATTTCCCGGTGCCGTGGTGATCGTTTCCCATGACCGGTATCTCATGGATCGGGTCTGTCACCGGATGCTGTTTCTGGACCCGGATTCACCGCCTGATTTTTATAAAAATTTCAGCCAGATTTTTTCAGCAGTCACCCGGAAAAGTCCGGGAACTGAAAAAACGGCGCCCGCTTCCGGACCAGAAGCAAAATCCGGTCCTGCCTCAGCATCAAAACCCGTTTCAGAGACCCGGACCGGTCCTGGATCCGGACTTGTTTTTTCTTTCAAGGACAAGTATGAACTGGAACATATGGAAGACACCATTCTGGAAGCGGAAGCCCGGGTCACTGATCTGAGTGCCCGTGTTCAGGACCCGGAAGTTATGGCAGATCCCGTCCAAATGGCAAATATCTGCCGGGACCTGGAAAAGGCGGAAGCCCGGGTCCAGGCATTGTATACCCGCTGGGATGAACTGGAACAAAAAAAAGCGGACGCCGGCAAATAA
- a CDS encoding 16S rRNA (uracil(1498)-N(3))-methyltransferase: MNLILLTKDDLISTDQVCLTGRRHHHVRSVLKAGAGDSVACGMVNGNMGYGRIQDMDSQKLVMQVTMNQPPPTSIPLILVLALPRPKMLRRIIQNVTALGVKQIFLVNSWRVEKSFWQSPFLDDDNLVQYQRLGLEQAKDTVMPDISKKRFFSRFVKNELPAVSSGTRCITAHPKTEQICPAGVNQPVTLAVGPEGGWIDLEVKTLEDIGFDTCAMGQRILTVETAVTSLISRLFV, translated from the coding sequence GTGAACCTGATTCTGCTGACCAAAGATGACTTGATTTCCACTGATCAGGTCTGCCTTACCGGCCGCCGCCATCACCATGTCCGGTCCGTGCTCAAAGCCGGGGCCGGAGATTCGGTGGCCTGCGGGATGGTCAATGGAAACATGGGATACGGCAGAATCCAGGACATGGATTCCCAAAAGCTGGTGATGCAGGTGACGATGAATCAGCCCCCTCCGACGTCCATACCGTTGATCCTGGTGCTGGCGTTGCCCCGGCCCAAAATGCTTCGCCGGATCATCCAGAATGTCACGGCCCTGGGGGTCAAGCAGATCTTTCTGGTGAATTCCTGGCGGGTGGAAAAAAGTTTCTGGCAGAGCCCGTTTCTGGATGATGATAATCTGGTGCAGTACCAGCGGCTGGGCCTGGAGCAGGCAAAAGACACGGTCATGCCGGATATCAGCAAAAAGCGGTTTTTCAGCCGGTTTGTCAAAAATGAACTGCCGGCGGTATCAAGCGGCACCCGGTGCATCACCGCCCACCCCAAAACTGAACAGATCTGTCCGGCCGGTGTGAATCAGCCGGTGACCCTGGCGGTGGGACCGGAAGGCGGGTGGATCGATCTGGAAGTCAAGACCCTGGAAGATATCGGATTTGACACCTGTGCGATGGGACAGCGGATTCTGACCGTTGAAACCGCTGTCACCAGCCTGATTTCCCGGTTGTTTGTCTGA